The Planifilum fulgidum DNA segment GATGGGGAGGATGTGTTGTGCGTGACCGTCTATCAGTTATCCCTGCCGGACAGGGTTCCGGAAGCCGTATGCCACCTGTGGAACTGCCTGGATGAGCAGGTGGTTCGGATGCAGTTCCGCGGGATTGCCTTCCGCATCCGGGAAGAGCGGATCGGCTCCCGCGTCATCTTTCTGTGCGATGACAGCGGCGGGGGCGAGGCGGAATCGAGGGAGGTCCGTCACGGAATCGGCCTGGCCGTCGCCCAATATATCCGTTCCTATCACGAACCGCATCTGGTCCGCGATGCCGTCCGGAAAGCCTTCCCCTTCCAGCCTTCGGGATCCGACGCCGCCGAAAAGGCGGTGCTGAGCTGGATCGGCAAGAAACGGCGGCGCAAACCTTCCCTCGGGTTGGACTGGAAAATTGCGGGGCAGGTGTCCGGCTTCCTCAAAGAGAGCCGCAGGTTGGCCGTCGACGGGTTCATCCGCTTTCGCCTGAAGGGGTACCACCGGGTTTTTTCCCGGCTTTTGGAGCAGGCTGTCCGGGAGTACCGCCTGGAGCAGGAATACCGGGAGTTCATCGAGCTCTTGCGGTATTTCGTTTCCACCCAAAAGACCCGGATTCCCGTCATTCACGTCCTCCATTTCGGAAAAAGCCGGTTCCACCTGATGAAGGGGGATGGAACCCCCCTGCGTCTGAAGGACGTGGAGGGAGCCGTGCAGGAATTGGGGGAACACCCCTTTTCCCGGGAGGATATGATCGTGAGCGCGCTTTTGTCGGCGGCTCCGGAGTTTGTGGTGCTTCACACCCGACAGCGCGAGGAGACGATCATCCGCACGGTGCGCAAAATTTTCGAGGGCCGGATCGTTCTTTGCGAGGGCTGCCCCCTTTGCCGGGAAGGGGCGAGCCGCGAAACCCTTGACTGACGGGGAACAAACCGGTATAATACATAACAAATTTTTCGGGAAATGCGATGAAGAGGACATGAGCCGGTCCACCACGGTTGCCAGAGAGAGGGGTCATCGGCTGGAAGCCCCTTAACCCCCTGGGGATCGGTTTACCCCCTCGAAGCAGCGGCGGGGAACGCCCATCAGGGTGAGTATCCGCCGACGGGAACGCGCCGTTACCGCGAAGAGGATCCCGTCCGCCCTTTTGACAGGCGGGGTCGAAGAAGGGTGGAACCACGACGTCTGCGCTCGTCCCTTGGGTGCGGGCGTTTTTATTTGAAAAAAAGATGGCAGGGGTGAGAAACATGGGCGTGGCGGTCAAACTTCCGGACGGATCCGTCCGGGAATACGATCAGCCCGTGTCGGTGGCGGAGGTGGCGGCCTCCATCAGCCGCGGGCTCTTGAAAAAGGCGATCGCGGGAAAAGTGAACGGCAAGGTGGTCGACCTGTCAGCGACGGTGCCGGATCAGGCGGAGGTCAAGGTGCTCACCTTGGATGATCCGGAAGGGCTGGAGGTGTACCGGCACAGCACGGCGCACCTGATGGCCCAGGCCCTCAAGCGGCTCTATCCCGGGGTGAAACTGGGGATCGGGCCGGTCATCGAAGACGGTTTTTATTACGACATCGACTGTCCGGAAAAGATCACCCCGGAGGATTTTCCGAAGATCGAGGCGGAAATGCAGAAGATCGTGAAAGAGGATTTTCCCATCCGCCGGAAGGTGGTTTCCCGGGAGGAAGCGATCCGCATCTACGAGGAGGTGGGGGATCACCTCAAGCTGGAGCTCATCCGGGATCTGCCGGAAGACGAGGAGATCAGCATCTATGAGCAAGGGGAGTTTTTCGACCTCTGCCGGGGTCCGCACGTTCCCTCGACGGGCCGGTTGAAGGCCTTCAAGCTGCTCAGCGTCGCCGGAGCCTACTGGCGGGGGGACAGCAACAACCAGATGCTGCAGCGGATCTACGGCACCGCCTGGCCGAAGCAGTCGCAGCTGGAGGATTACTTAAAACGGTTGGAAGAGGCGAAAAAGCGGGACCATCGAAAGCTGGGGCGCGAATTGAAGCTGTACATGTTTTCCGACGAGGCGCCGGGAATGCCTTTCTATCTGCCGGGCGGCATGGCGATCCGCAACGAGCTCGAGAACTTTTCCAGGGAATTGCAGAAAAAGGCGGGTTATCAGGAGGTCCGCACACCCCTGATCATGAACCGGCGGTTATGGGAGCAATCGGGCCACTGGGAACACTACCGGGAAAACATGTATTTCACCGAAGTGGACGACACCGTGTTCGCCGTCAAGCCGATGAACTGCCCCGGCCACATGCTGATTTTCAAGAACGAGGTGCGTTCTTACCGGGATTTGCCTCTTCGCTTGGCGGAATACGGTCACGTGCATCGGCATGAACTTTCCGGAGCGTTGAACGGGATGCTCCGGGTGCGCTCTTTCACCCAGGATGACGCGCACATCTTTGTTCGCCCCGATCAGATCGAGGAAGAGGTTGCCCGCGTGATGGAGCTGGTCGATCGGATGTACTCCGTGTTCGGGTTTCCCTACACGGTGGAATTGTCCACCCGGCCGGAGAACTCGATGGGCTCGGATGCGTTGTGGGAGAAGGCCGAGTCGGCGCTGAAGGCGGTGCTGGACGGATCGGGGGTGGAGTACCGGATTAACGAGGGGGACGGAGCCTTTTACGGACCCAAGATCGACTTCCACATCCGGGACGCCTTGAAGCGCAGCCACCAATGCGCCACCATCCAGTTGGACTTCCAGATGCCGGAGAAATTCGACCTTTCCTATGTGGGGGAGGATAACCAGCGCCACCGGCCGGTGGTGATCCATCGGGCGATCTATGGTTCCATCGACCGGTTTATCGGAATTTTGGTGGAGCACTACGGAGGCGCGTTTCCCCTGTGGCTCGCGCCGGTGCAGGCCCGGGTGCTCACGATTGCCGATGCGCATGCCGATTACGCCCGCAAGGTCCTGGAGGAGCTGAAGGAGGCGGGCATCCGCGCCGAACTGGATGACCGCAGCGAAAAGATCGGCTACAAGATTCGCGAGGCCCAGCTGCAGAAGATCCCCTACATGCTGGTCGTCGGGGAGAAGGAGCGGGAAAGCGGCACCGTGGCCGTGCGGAAGCGCTCCGAAGGGGATCAGGGTGCGAAACCCGTAAGCGAAGTGATCGCCCAGATGAAAGCGGAGATCGAGGCGAAAGAATAGGGAAACCGAAGGGAGAGGAGAAAGTGGGCCGGGCCGTTCGTCTGGAACGCATGATCCTGCGCGGAACGGAGGAGAGGGATTTGGATGCCGTGCTTAAGATGGAAGCCGATGCCCGCCGGTGGGTGATCGCCTGGCCCCAAAAAGCGCATCGGGATGCCATGAGGGATCCCGATGCGGAACACTGGGTGATGGAGGATCCCGAAACCGGCCAACCCATCGGTTATGCGATTCTGCGGGGCATCCAAAATCCCCACGGTTCCATCGAACTGATGCGGATCGTGGTGTCCCGGCCGGGCCGGGGGCTGGGAAAAGAAGCCCTGCGGTTCTTCATCCGTCGATGCTTTGACGACCTGGGGGCCCATCGCCTGTGGCTCGATGTGATGGAGCACAACGAAAGGGCCCGCCGCGCGTACGAATCGCTCGGTTTCGTCCGGGAAGGAACGCTCCGGGAATGCCTGAAGATCGAAGGCAGGTATGTTTCCCTTCACGTCATGTCCATCCTGAGAAACGAGGCGGTGAAGGCGATCTGAAACGATTCCTGGCCCTTGCACGGACACCGGAAAATTACACGGCATCCTTTCTTGACAAGATAATAGGGGCATGGTACAATTGCGACGGTATCCAAGAAGAAGCGCCCCGCTTCTCACCTGATCGACGCACGGGCTGTTGACAGGTTTCATCGCGGATGACTTCGATGTTGAGTGTGGGCGTGAGGTCCGCACTTTTTTGTTTTAATTCCCCCACGGAGGTGGCAGGTTATCAGCAAGGAACATCAAGTCAATGAAGCGATTCGTGCTCGCGAGGTTCGCGTGATTGGCCCTGATGGGTCGCAGTTGGGTATCAAGCACATCAAGGAGGCGCTGCGGCTGGCCCAGGAGCACGACCTCGACCTGGTCAATGTGGCTCCCCATGCGAAGCCTCCGGTGTGCCGGATCATGGATTACGGAAAGTACCGCTATGAACAGAGCAAGCGGGAAAAAGAGGCCCGTAAGCGGCAGAAGATCATCCAGGTGAAAGAAATCCGCTTCAGCCCGTCGATCGAAGAGCACGATCTGCAAACCAAGCTGCGCAATGTGCGGCGGTTTTTGCAGAGCGGAGACAAGGTGAAGCTGACCATCCGCTTCCGCGGACGGGAAATCACTCACCAGGCGCTGGGGAGGGCGATTTTGAACCGGATGGCCGAGGAAGTGAAGGACCTCGGCGAGGTGGAGCGCCAGCCCCGCCTGGAAGGGCGGCAAATGATCATGATTCTGACTCCGAAACAGCAGTCTTGAGGAGGATACGCAATGCCGAAGATGAAGACGCGTCGAGCAGCGGCCAAACGATTCGACAAGACGGGAACGGGCAAGATCAAGCGCAACCGCGCCTTTAAGAGCCATCTGCTCGAGGGCAAAACGTCGAAGCGGAAGCGCCGACTCCGCAAGGGCGCTCTGATGAGCAAGGGCGACGTCAAGCGGACGCGCCAATTGATCGCCTATAAATAAGCATTGAGTATCGGTCGATTTTGGGAGGGATATCTGGTGGCACGGGTGAAAGGCGGATACGTGACACGGCGGCGGCGCAAAAAGGTGCTGAAGTTGGCCCGCGGCTACTTCGGCTCGAAGCATGCGCTGTTCCGCACGGCGAAGCAGCAAGTGATGAAGTCCTGGATGTACGCCTACCGCGACCGGCGTCAGCGCAAGCGCGATTTCCGCAAACTGTGGATCGCCCGCATCAACGCGGCGGCGCGGATGAACGGCCTGTCCTACAGCCGGTTGATGCACGGGCTGAAGCTGGCCGGCGTGAAAATCAACCGGAAGATGCTGGCCGATTTGGCCGTCAACGATGCGAAGGCCTTCTCCGAACTGGCGGAGCTGGCCAAGCAGCAAATCAAGGCGTAAATAATATTGAGGGAAAAAGGGTCAACCTAATCGGTCGGATCAGCCGGGTCCAACGGCGATCCGACCGAAAGTGTTTTCTTATACGGTTACATTAACCGGCAAATAGCGGTATGTTGAGGCGCTTTGGGGAACCGGGATGTTCATTTTGATCACTTGCCTCAAGCCTTTTGTGTATTTTTTTTTATCATTTATGATGATGGTGACAAATGGATAAGCGCTTGAATTTGGTGGTCGACATTTCGCGGAACGTGATGATCATTTCTTTTATTTGCAAGGTTGGATATCCTTTATGGTTTTATGGGTGGGGGGTTTTTTTGGTAAATGGGACCACGCACCGGGACCCTTGACCGCCACTTTTGTGATTTCGGGATGTACTTACTTTCTTTTTCGATTTTTTCAGTGGTATAACACCCGGTGAGGTGAATGACAAAGTGCCGGGAGGGGACGATTTTCCGCCGAGCGACAAGCCATAAGCATATTGCATTCCGGAGCGGGGAGGGGGGTGTGCCGCGAGTGCCTTTGCTTAAACGAAAGGTCGCGGCACAACCCCTTCCGGCACTGATAAGGGCTTTACGCCCCACTGTTCGCTGCAGGGGATGACAGCAGTCTCGAAGCCGGGAGAAGCATCTCCCGGCTTTGATCATTGGTTGGGCGTACCCTTCGTGGGGATGAAACATTGGAAACCCGTTTTTCATCAAGCCAAATCCATCAACATGAATTCGGCGCCCTCTCGGGTGGCGACAGTCAGTTCGGACAGCCCGGTGATCCGCGCGGAATCCCCTTTTTTCATCGGATGCTTTTCATTTAATGCGACGGTTCCGTCGATCACGAAGAGATACATCCGGCGGCCCGCCTCTTGGCGGTGGCGGACTTCCTTGCCCGCCTCCAGGAGGGAGAGGTAAACGGTCACGTCTTGGTGGATGTGCAGGGCCCCTTCGGCCGGTCGTCCGGAAACGACGGGCAGGAGCCGGTTCCGCTTCTGTTCGGAGGAAAATTTCTTCTGTTCCCAGGAAGGGGGCAATCCCTTTTTCTCGGGCAAAAACCAGATCTGCAGAAAATGGACGGGCCTTTCCTTCGAGGCGTTGTATTCGGAGTGAAAGATGCCCGTTCCCGCCGTCATCCGCTGGACCTCTCCGGCATGGAGCAATCCCCGGTTGCCCAGGCTGTCCCGGTGTTCCAGGGTGCCGTCGATCACATAGGTCATGATTTCCATGTCGGCGTGAGGATGTTCGCCGAATCCTCGACCCGGTTGAACGGTGTCGTCGTTGAACACCCGCAGGGCACCGAACCGGATGTTGCTGGGATCATAGTATTCGGCGAAGGAAAAGCTGTGGTAGGTGATAAGCCAGCCGTGGTCCGCCCTGTATCGCTTTTCGGAAGGAATGATCCGGATCATGGGCACATGTTTCCTCCTTCCCGCCCCGGTATATCACGGGCGGATTGATGCGGTCCGTGGAAGGACGAAAGCGGCCCCCTTTAGGAATCGGCCGTCATTCCGGAAGCAGAGGCCTTTTCGATTTTCTTTTTTCCCCAGTAGGCGGTCAGCAGGGAACCGGAAATGTTGTGCCAGACGCTGAAGATGGCGCCGGGCAGGGCGGCGATCGGATTGAAGTGGGCGGTGGCCAGGGCGACGGCCAAACCGGAATTCTGCATTCCCACCTCCACCGAGATGGCCCGGCAGCGCGCCTCGTCCTGCCTGAGAAGGCGGGCGGCGAGATACCCCAGGGCCAGCCCGGCCAAGTTGTGCAGCATCACCGCCAGGAAGATGATCGGGGCGGCCAACAGCTGATCGGCCCCGTTTGCGATGATGCCGGCGACGATGGCGATGATGGCGAGGACGGAGACGGCCGGCAGGGCGGGCGTCGCCTTCTTCACGGCGACCGGGAAAAAGCGTTTGACCAGGATTCCCAGGACGACGGGCACGATCACCACCTGCACGATGGATTGGAATAGGGACCAGGGTTCGACGGGCAACCACCGATCGGCCAAAAGCAGCATCAACAGCGGAGTGAAAATGGGAGCCAACAGCGTGGAGACGGTCGTCATGGTGACCGACAGGGGCACGTCCCCCCTGGCCAGGTAGACGATGACGTTGGAGGCGGTTCCGCCGGGGCTTGCTCCCACCAGAATCATTCCCGCGGCCAAATCCGGGGGCAGCCGGAACAGCAAGGCGATCAGGAAGGCCGCTCCGGGCATGATGACGTATTGGGCGGCGACGCCGATCAAAACCGGAACGGGCTGCTTCAGGATGAGGCGGAAATCATCCGCCGAAAGGGTGGTTCCCATGCCGAACATGACGACGCCCAAAAGGAGCGGGATCCACGGACTGATCCCGGTGAAGGGGGACGGAAAGAAATAGGCGATGCAGGAGACGATCAGCAGCCAAAGGATGAAATAGCGGTCGATCAGGCGGAGTGCGGAGATGAAGGGCGACAAAGCCGGATCCTCCTCTCTTGTATCGGGATGGGGCAGTGATCGCCGGCGCGCCGGAACAATATTTCGAATGATTGTACAGATTATAACACACAACCGCGCAGGATCGCACGACTTGAATCCGGATTTGTCCGCAGCCCTTATTTTCGCTTCACGACGGCCAGCACCGCCGACAGGGTGAACAGGCTGAACAGGCAATAAACCGCAATATATTCCACTGGAATCTGTTGGCCGGGAGATGTCGTCAAGGCGAGCACCAGCACGCCGGCGCCGATCAGGGCGAGCAGGGTGTAGAGGGCTGCCCGCTGCGCATTTTTCCGGATCCGCTCATCGATTTCCGGGGTGCCGTCTTTTTTCCGGAGCAGGCGTCTTGCGAAGAAATAGAGCATCATGCCCGTCGTTGCGCCGAAGACAAAAGACCATCGCATCTCTCCCCTCACCGCCATGATGATGGCCATTCCCGCGCATATGCCCAGAAGGGAGTACAACCACTCGCGCTTCATCGCGTCTTCCTCCTCTTTGCCTCCCGGGGCTTTTTAGATTTTGTCTTCGTTTGAAATCGGGGAAAGCCATTCTATCTACGCTTCACAATGGCAAGCACCGCCGACAGAGTGAACAGGCTGAACAGGCAATAAACCGCAATATATTCCACTGGAATCTGTTGGCCGGGAGATGTCGTCAAGGCGAGCACCAGCACGCCGGCGCCGATCAGGGCGAGCAGGGTGTAGAGGGCTGCCCGCTGCGCATTTTTCCGGATCCGCTCGTCGGTTTCGGGAGTTCCGGTTTTTTTTCTGCGCAACTGTTTCAGGTAGAAATATATCGTTACCAGGATTGCCAGGCTGACGAAGGAGAACCATTCGAATCGGTCCGTGATCCACATGCCGATGGCGGTTCCCGCACCAAGTCCCGTCAGGGCGATCAACCACTCTCGCCTCAATCCCCATCCTCCTCCCACAAAAAAACTTCATCCACCCGCTTCCCGAAATAGCGGGCGATCCTGAAGGCCAGTTCCAGACTCGGATGGTATTTGTGCCGTTCGATGGCGATCAGGGTTTGCCGGGTGATCTGCAGATCCCGCGCCATTTGGATCTGGGTCACGTTCTTCTGCTGTCTGAGCTCCCTGACGCGATTTTTGATCACTGGAAATCCCCTGCCCGGAAATGTAAAACATCTTTTACATTTATCATATCCCGGAGGCGTGAACCCTGTAAAGAGTTTCCACAGCCGTGGAAGGTGCGGGACATCGCCTGATGCAGGGGGCGGGACTTCTTGCGCTGAATTCCCGTCTTCAGCCACCGCTGTACGCCGGTTACCGGAGGCGTGTGTTCGTCCTGCCGCCTTCCGGATATCGGTATATTTTGAATATTGGTCCATATCAAGGGCCATCGGCTCATAAGGCTGAGACAACCGGGCGCTTCAAGTCGACGCTTTCCGCCGAGAATTTTTCCGGTAGTGACAGA contains these protein-coding regions:
- the ytxC gene encoding putative sporulation protein YtxC, whose amino-acid sequence is MTVYQLSLPDRVPEAVCHLWNCLDEQVVRMQFRGIAFRIREERIGSRVIFLCDDSGGGEAESREVRHGIGLAVAQYIRSYHEPHLVRDAVRKAFPFQPSGSDAAEKAVLSWIGKKRRRKPSLGLDWKIAGQVSGFLKESRRLAVDGFIRFRLKGYHRVFSRLLEQAVREYRLEQEYREFIELLRYFVSTQKTRIPVIHVLHFGKSRFHLMKGDGTPLRLKDVEGAVQELGEHPFSREDMIVSALLSAAPEFVVLHTRQREETIIRTVRKIFEGRIVLCEGCPLCREGASRETLD
- the thrS gene encoding threonine--tRNA ligase; the protein is MGVAVKLPDGSVREYDQPVSVAEVAASISRGLLKKAIAGKVNGKVVDLSATVPDQAEVKVLTLDDPEGLEVYRHSTAHLMAQALKRLYPGVKLGIGPVIEDGFYYDIDCPEKITPEDFPKIEAEMQKIVKEDFPIRRKVVSREEAIRIYEEVGDHLKLELIRDLPEDEEISIYEQGEFFDLCRGPHVPSTGRLKAFKLLSVAGAYWRGDSNNQMLQRIYGTAWPKQSQLEDYLKRLEEAKKRDHRKLGRELKLYMFSDEAPGMPFYLPGGMAIRNELENFSRELQKKAGYQEVRTPLIMNRRLWEQSGHWEHYRENMYFTEVDDTVFAVKPMNCPGHMLIFKNEVRSYRDLPLRLAEYGHVHRHELSGALNGMLRVRSFTQDDAHIFVRPDQIEEEVARVMELVDRMYSVFGFPYTVELSTRPENSMGSDALWEKAESALKAVLDGSGVEYRINEGDGAFYGPKIDFHIRDALKRSHQCATIQLDFQMPEKFDLSYVGEDNQRHRPVVIHRAIYGSIDRFIGILVEHYGGAFPLWLAPVQARVLTIADAHADYARKVLEELKEAGIRAELDDRSEKIGYKIREAQLQKIPYMLVVGEKERESGTVAVRKRSEGDQGAKPVSEVIAQMKAEIEAKE
- a CDS encoding GNAT family N-acetyltransferase — translated: MGRAVRLERMILRGTEERDLDAVLKMEADARRWVIAWPQKAHRDAMRDPDAEHWVMEDPETGQPIGYAILRGIQNPHGSIELMRIVVSRPGRGLGKEALRFFIRRCFDDLGAHRLWLDVMEHNERARRAYESLGFVREGTLRECLKIEGRYVSLHVMSILRNEAVKAI
- the infC gene encoding translation initiation factor IF-3; this translates as MSKEHQVNEAIRAREVRVIGPDGSQLGIKHIKEALRLAQEHDLDLVNVAPHAKPPVCRIMDYGKYRYEQSKREKEARKRQKIIQVKEIRFSPSIEEHDLQTKLRNVRRFLQSGDKVKLTIRFRGREITHQALGRAILNRMAEEVKDLGEVERQPRLEGRQMIMILTPKQQS
- the rpmI gene encoding 50S ribosomal protein L35 is translated as MPKMKTRRAAAKRFDKTGTGKIKRNRAFKSHLLEGKTSKRKRRLRKGALMSKGDVKRTRQLIAYK
- the rplT gene encoding 50S ribosomal protein L20, with the translated sequence MARVKGGYVTRRRRKKVLKLARGYFGSKHALFRTAKQQVMKSWMYAYRDRRQRKRDFRKLWIARINAAARMNGLSYSRLMHGLKLAGVKINRKMLADLAVNDAKAFSELAELAKQQIKA
- a CDS encoding pirin family protein produces the protein MIRIIPSEKRYRADHGWLITYHSFSFAEYYDPSNIRFGALRVFNDDTVQPGRGFGEHPHADMEIMTYVIDGTLEHRDSLGNRGLLHAGEVQRMTAGTGIFHSEYNASKERPVHFLQIWFLPEKKGLPPSWEQKKFSSEQKRNRLLPVVSGRPAEGALHIHQDVTVYLSLLEAGKEVRHRQEAGRRMYLFVIDGTVALNEKHPMKKGDSARITGLSELTVATREGAEFMLMDLA
- a CDS encoding bile acid:sodium symporter family protein; its protein translation is MSPFISALRLIDRYFILWLLIVSCIAYFFPSPFTGISPWIPLLLGVVMFGMGTTLSADDFRLILKQPVPVLIGVAAQYVIMPGAAFLIALLFRLPPDLAAGMILVGASPGGTASNVIVYLARGDVPLSVTMTTVSTLLAPIFTPLLMLLLADRWLPVEPWSLFQSIVQVVIVPVVLGILVKRFFPVAVKKATPALPAVSVLAIIAIVAGIIANGADQLLAAPIIFLAVMLHNLAGLALGYLAARLLRQDEARCRAISVEVGMQNSGLAVALATAHFNPIAALPGAIFSVWHNISGSLLTAYWGKKKIEKASASGMTADS
- a CDS encoding helix-turn-helix transcriptional regulator, whose product is MIKNRVRELRQQKNVTQIQMARDLQITRQTLIAIERHKYHPSLELAFRIARYFGKRVDEVFLWEEDGD